One window of Longimicrobium sp. genomic DNA carries:
- a CDS encoding SH3 domain-containing protein — translation MYVVGGDGSAALTCSGCGQPFATRVVRIRSKNSRGNKKASTRDFTVRALDLAGRDELFQFQSYGWNDFELKSKDLAAFNYADGRLRGVQNLTLGRFLDLTPPKSYLGVGCLIVGLILLGLFMALCSAIESVSDAGSRTEAGSPVYPAADLPQTAPPTAETFYIHGELNVRTAPNRNAALVRTLGYGEQVRLGPKDSNGWAPAYDVSGAQEGYVYRASELVRSTPPSQRRRSVSGGSGSSSTSSRRSSAESRGYYTGPRGGCYTYSASGRKRYVDRSYCN, via the coding sequence GTGTACGTGGTCGGCGGAGACGGGTCAGCGGCTCTGACGTGCTCAGGCTGCGGCCAGCCGTTCGCCACGCGCGTGGTGCGGATCCGCTCGAAGAACTCGCGAGGGAACAAGAAGGCCAGCACTCGTGACTTCACCGTACGCGCACTCGACCTGGCGGGGCGGGACGAGTTGTTCCAGTTCCAGTCGTATGGATGGAACGACTTCGAGCTGAAGTCCAAGGACCTGGCTGCGTTCAATTATGCGGACGGCAGGTTGCGCGGTGTTCAGAATCTCACTCTCGGCCGCTTCCTCGACCTCACCCCACCCAAATCGTACCTGGGCGTAGGATGCCTCATCGTGGGACTCATCCTGCTGGGGCTGTTCATGGCCCTCTGCTCCGCGATCGAATCCGTCTCGGATGCCGGGTCACGAACGGAAGCCGGAAGTCCGGTCTACCCGGCGGCTGATCTTCCGCAAACCGCTCCCCCCACGGCGGAAACGTTCTACATCCACGGCGAATTGAACGTGCGTACCGCTCCGAACCGGAACGCCGCTCTCGTTCGGACTCTTGGCTACGGCGAGCAGGTGCGGCTCGGGCCCAAGGACTCCAACGGATGGGCTCCGGCTTACGATGTGAGCGGCGCGCAGGAGGGATACGTCTACCGTGCGAGTGAGCTGGTGCGCTCAACTCCTCCTTCGCAGCGTCGGCGGTCGGTGTCCGGCGGCTCCGGTTCGTCCAGCACCAGTTCGCGCCGGAGCAGCGCTGAGTCGCGAGGCTACTACACAGGTCCGCGGGGTGGTTGCTACACGTATTCGGCGAGCGGGCGGAAGCGGTACGTGGACCGGTCCTACTGTAACTGA
- a CDS encoding DUF1684 domain-containing protein, which produces MPHTASITTGPRARRAAHLALCLLAAAGCRPAEPPPLPVDEAAYRAAIDSFKAGRIENVNGPDGWNTLVGLFWLRPGANRVGSDPAAEVRLPADRAPGELGTLFVEGGSARFVAAPGAEVASDGRPVRELALRSDADGAPTVLAHGSLTLRVIRRGGWLALRVKDSEHPARATFAGLRYFPLDTAWRIRGRFRRAAAMDSVEIVNILGMVEKQPTPGVIEFEVGGRRHTLRPVLEGDDPTLFVMFKDATNRSETYGAGRYVYVEPPDSLGRVLLDFNRAYNPPCAFTAFATCPLPPPENHLPLRVAAGELRPSAH; this is translated from the coding sequence ATGCCGCACACCGCGTCCATCACGACCGGCCCGCGCGCCCGCCGCGCCGCTCATCTCGCCCTCTGCCTCCTCGCCGCCGCCGGCTGCCGACCCGCGGAGCCGCCGCCCCTGCCGGTCGACGAGGCCGCCTACCGTGCGGCGATCGACAGCTTCAAGGCAGGCCGCATCGAGAACGTGAACGGGCCCGACGGCTGGAACACGCTCGTGGGCCTCTTCTGGCTCCGCCCGGGGGCGAACCGCGTGGGGAGCGACCCGGCGGCCGAGGTGCGGCTCCCCGCCGACCGCGCGCCGGGCGAGCTGGGCACGCTGTTCGTCGAGGGGGGCTCGGCGCGCTTCGTGGCCGCCCCCGGCGCGGAGGTCGCCAGCGACGGCAGGCCGGTGCGCGAGCTCGCCCTGCGCTCCGATGCGGACGGCGCGCCCACCGTCCTCGCGCACGGATCGCTCACCCTGCGCGTGATCCGGCGCGGCGGCTGGCTGGCGCTGCGGGTGAAGGACAGCGAGCACCCCGCGCGCGCGACGTTCGCGGGCCTGCGCTACTTCCCGCTCGACACGGCGTGGCGCATCCGCGGTCGCTTCCGCCGCGCCGCCGCGATGGACTCGGTGGAGATCGTCAACATCCTGGGGATGGTGGAGAAGCAGCCGACGCCGGGCGTGATCGAGTTCGAGGTCGGCGGCCGCCGCCACACCCTGCGCCCCGTGCTGGAGGGCGACGACCCGACGCTGTTCGTCATGTTCAAGGACGCGACGAACCGCTCGGAGACGTACGGCGCCGGGCGCTACGTCTACGTGGAGCCGCCCGACTCGCTGGGGCGCGTGCTGCTGGACTTCAACCGGGCGTACAACCCGCCGTGCGCTTTCACGGCGTTCGCCACCTGCCCGCTGCCGCCGCCCGAAAACCACCTGCCGCTGCGCGTGGCCGCGGGCGAGCTGCGTCCGTCCGCGCACTGA
- a CDS encoding AarF/UbiB family protein has translation MRRKEVPIRPAPAHEEPPDDGPARRDDELRLELGDDAADEAPADSPSRDEGPRLAASDDGEAATADAPGGGRPIVDPEATLLEPRAAVPVRETSTDEAGEGPSRAPGPPPSAAPPPPAPRAVPFVFDPLRPYRGVVRRFFIVYRHVLGLLAGGAAAYVRALPRERRHGLKSWFPRLTASVVWPFLDRDIRRLPFPQQLRRRLEILGPTYIKLGQIMAIREDLLPRSITTELQNLFDRLPAIPFAQVREIIERSLGRPLALSFRHVEEQPLGSASIAQAHLAETLDGEQVVVKVIKPGVREMIESDLTLLGMVGGFLQWVLPRYQPRQIIREFSAYTRKEVDYTFEADNAETFAANFGDMPDVAFPRIHRASSAADVLTMEFMRGFKPGSPPTEELTEEERQRVIDLGAASIIRMLYRDGFFHADLHAGNLMILPGKRVRVAFIDLGMVGRFEERTRRQMLYYFHALVTGDVEGATRYLADMATVGKGGDPQGFRRAVADLGRRFVNHAARGDISIAQLILESVGLGGRYRVFFPVEMTLMVKALVTFEGVGRMLDPQLDVAAVSRKHVSKIFQQQFDPRLLLRQVLRGSPELVDMAVRLPQLLSAGFRFADETLNNRSPQNPLAGVRGSILAAACIVGGVLAVIQGASPLLWGGLFLVAVLLSLFGR, from the coding sequence GTGCGGCGCAAGGAGGTCCCCATCCGCCCCGCTCCCGCGCACGAGGAGCCGCCCGACGACGGTCCCGCCCGGCGCGACGACGAGCTGCGCCTGGAGCTCGGGGACGACGCGGCGGACGAGGCCCCGGCGGACTCGCCGTCGCGCGACGAAGGGCCCCGCCTTGCCGCGTCCGACGACGGCGAGGCGGCGACGGCCGACGCGCCGGGAGGCGGGCGGCCGATCGTCGACCCGGAAGCGACCCTCCTGGAGCCGCGCGCCGCCGTCCCCGTCCGCGAGACGTCCACCGACGAAGCCGGGGAGGGACCTTCCCGCGCGCCCGGGCCTCCGCCCTCCGCCGCGCCGCCCCCGCCCGCGCCGCGAGCGGTGCCGTTCGTGTTCGACCCGCTGCGGCCGTACCGGGGGGTGGTGCGGCGCTTCTTCATCGTCTACCGCCACGTCCTGGGGCTGCTCGCGGGCGGCGCGGCGGCCTACGTGCGCGCGCTCCCGCGCGAGCGGCGGCACGGGCTCAAGTCGTGGTTCCCGCGGCTCACGGCGTCGGTCGTCTGGCCGTTCCTGGACCGCGACATCCGCCGCCTCCCCTTCCCGCAGCAGCTCCGGCGCCGGCTCGAGATCCTGGGGCCCACGTACATCAAGCTCGGCCAGATCATGGCCATCCGCGAGGACCTCCTCCCGCGGAGCATCACCACCGAGCTGCAGAACCTCTTCGACCGCCTCCCCGCCATCCCCTTCGCCCAGGTGCGCGAGATCATCGAGCGCAGCCTGGGGCGCCCGCTCGCGCTCAGCTTCCGCCACGTCGAAGAGCAGCCGCTGGGGTCGGCCTCCATCGCGCAGGCGCACCTGGCCGAGACGCTGGACGGCGAGCAGGTGGTGGTGAAGGTGATCAAGCCGGGCGTGCGGGAGATGATCGAGTCGGACCTGACGCTGCTGGGGATGGTGGGCGGCTTCCTCCAGTGGGTGCTCCCCCGCTACCAGCCGCGCCAGATCATCCGCGAGTTCAGCGCCTACACGCGCAAGGAGGTGGACTACACCTTCGAGGCCGACAACGCCGAGACCTTCGCCGCCAACTTCGGCGACATGCCCGACGTCGCCTTCCCGCGCATCCACCGCGCCTCGAGCGCGGCCGACGTGCTGACGATGGAGTTCATGCGCGGCTTCAAGCCCGGCTCGCCGCCCACGGAGGAGCTGACGGAGGAGGAGCGGCAGCGGGTGATCGACCTGGGGGCGGCGTCCATCATCCGCATGCTCTACCGCGACGGCTTCTTCCACGCCGACCTGCACGCCGGCAACCTGATGATCCTGCCGGGCAAGCGGGTGCGCGTGGCCTTCATCGACCTGGGGATGGTCGGCCGCTTCGAGGAGCGCACGCGCCGGCAGATGCTGTACTACTTCCACGCGCTGGTCACCGGCGACGTGGAGGGCGCCACCCGCTACCTGGCCGACATGGCCACGGTGGGGAAGGGCGGCGACCCGCAGGGCTTCCGCCGCGCCGTGGCCGACCTGGGGCGCCGCTTCGTGAACCACGCGGCGCGCGGCGACATCTCCATCGCGCAGCTGATCCTCGAGTCCGTGGGGCTCGGCGGGCGCTACCGCGTCTTCTTCCCCGTGGAGATGACGCTGATGGTGAAGGCGCTGGTGACGTTCGAGGGGGTCGGCCGCATGCTCGACCCGCAGCTGGACGTGGCCGCCGTCTCGCGCAAGCACGTCTCGAAGATCTTCCAGCAGCAGTTCGACCCTCGCCTCCTGCTGCGGCAGGTGCTGCGCGGCTCCCCCGAGCTGGTGGACATGGCGGTGCGGCTGCCGCAGCTGCTGTCGGCGGGGTTCAGGTTCGCCGACGAGACGCTCAACAACCGCTCTCCGCAGAACCCGCTGGCCGGGGTGCGCGGGAGCATCCTGGCCGCGGCCTGCATCGTGGGCGGGGTGCTGGCCGTCATCCAGGGGGCGTCGCCGCTGCTGTGGGGCGGGCTGTTCCTGGTGGCCGTCCTCCTCTCGCTCTTCGGCAGATGA
- a CDS encoding ArsA family ATPase: MATRILLFTGKGGVGKTTCAAATALRAAEMGYRTLVLSADPAHSLADALDRRLGPEPEPVVPNLWAQEVDLYYSMKKYWGNMRELMLTVFRWQGVDAVAAEEMAALPGMNEGSVLLWLEQFHRSGDYDVIVVDSAPTGETLTLLTLPQATQWWMQKAFPFQKAAIKTAGFALRKTTGIPLDRGYEELNRLFDRLRSIQDVLGNSDVSSVRLVCNPEKMVIEEARRAYTYLQLYGYGVDAVIVNRVLPEEGTGRVLAPYVKAQTKYLDEIERSFAPLPILRVPHGGREVFGLDLLREIGRTLYGDGDPTALMYSGQTYRVSAEGEEYVLELRLPFAHEGEVSARHAGDQLVIQLANQRRNYLLPRFLAYYTLGDARVRNGWLRARFAQAPA; this comes from the coding sequence ATGGCCACACGGATCCTGCTGTTCACCGGCAAGGGCGGAGTGGGGAAGACCACCTGCGCGGCCGCGACCGCCCTGCGCGCGGCGGAGATGGGGTACCGCACGCTGGTGCTCTCGGCCGACCCGGCGCACTCCCTGGCCGACGCGCTCGACCGCAGGCTGGGGCCCGAGCCCGAGCCGGTTGTCCCCAACCTGTGGGCCCAGGAGGTCGATCTCTACTACTCGATGAAGAAGTACTGGGGGAACATGCGCGAGCTGATGCTCACCGTGTTCCGCTGGCAGGGGGTCGACGCCGTCGCCGCCGAGGAGATGGCGGCGCTGCCGGGGATGAACGAGGGCTCGGTGCTGCTGTGGCTGGAGCAGTTCCACCGCTCGGGCGACTACGACGTGATCGTGGTCGACAGCGCGCCCACCGGCGAGACGCTCACCCTGCTCACCCTCCCCCAGGCCACGCAGTGGTGGATGCAGAAGGCCTTCCCCTTCCAGAAGGCGGCGATCAAGACCGCCGGCTTCGCGCTGCGCAAGACCACCGGCATCCCGCTCGACAGGGGCTACGAGGAGCTGAACCGGCTCTTCGACAGGCTGCGCTCGATCCAGGACGTGCTGGGCAACAGCGACGTCAGTTCGGTGCGCCTGGTCTGCAACCCCGAGAAGATGGTGATCGAGGAGGCCAGGCGCGCCTACACCTACCTCCAGCTCTACGGCTACGGCGTCGACGCGGTCATCGTGAACCGCGTGCTCCCCGAGGAGGGGACCGGCCGCGTGCTGGCGCCGTACGTGAAGGCGCAGACGAAGTACCTGGACGAGATCGAGCGCTCCTTCGCGCCGCTGCCGATCCTGCGCGTGCCCCACGGCGGGCGGGAGGTGTTCGGCCTCGACCTGCTGCGCGAGATCGGCCGGACGCTGTACGGCGACGGCGATCCGACCGCGCTGATGTACAGCGGCCAGACCTACCGCGTGAGCGCCGAGGGCGAGGAGTACGTGCTGGAGCTCAGGCTCCCCTTCGCGCACGAGGGCGAGGTCTCGGCCCGCCACGCGGGCGACCAGCTCGTGATCCAGCTCGCCAACCAGCGCCGCAACTACCTGTTGCCCCGCTTCCTCGCCTACTATACTCTGGGGGACGCCCGCGTACGGAACGGCTGGCTGCGCGCGAGGTTCGCGCAGGCCCCGGCCTGA
- a CDS encoding long-chain fatty acid--CoA ligase: MNPTTILALVEQGLPKNTTGTTIATKREGRWIETPRAEFKRQVELFAYGLRDLGVGRGDRVALHAENSAEWLIADQAVLSLGAVVVPIYTTQPADQIQYIVENSGAAVYIVSSEKLHNAVAGVLASSPSLRAVVGIRGAFSVGMLPWQEVLARGERRKAEEPGFFQASRAGVTPGDLATLIYTSGTTGTPKGVMLSHWNLASNVLSSLERMPWDIEGERGQKILSYLPLSHVFERMLAYLYLYIGYPVWFVEHFEQILEDMQTVRPVHFSSVPRLLEKVHAGIHNKAGQLSGAQKKIFQWGMALADRYDVEKPLGLADRVQYALADALVYRKVRALFGGNLQAITSGGAALSKEVMNFINAIGVFCGQGYGLSETSPVIAVYTKGKLRAGSVGSPISGVEVKIAEDGEILVRGPNVMQGYFRLPEATAEVMTEDGWFRTGDIGHLDADGQLFITDRKKELMKLSTGKYIAPQPIERRLAASRFIEQAVVIGNSRQFCTALVVIDVAAITSWFGETGTPAPEDVASHPGVKELIQREIDAVNEDLPPWEQVKKFALVRRPWSIETGELTPTLKIKRRVVHERHADEIHALYK, encoded by the coding sequence ATGAATCCCACCACCATCCTCGCCCTGGTCGAGCAGGGCCTGCCGAAGAACACCACCGGCACCACAATCGCCACGAAGCGGGAGGGGCGGTGGATCGAGACGCCGCGCGCGGAGTTCAAGCGGCAGGTGGAGCTCTTCGCGTACGGGCTGCGCGACCTGGGCGTCGGCCGCGGCGACCGCGTGGCGCTGCACGCCGAGAACAGCGCCGAGTGGCTGATCGCCGACCAGGCCGTCCTGTCGCTCGGCGCCGTCGTCGTCCCGATCTACACCACCCAGCCGGCCGACCAGATCCAGTACATCGTCGAGAACTCCGGGGCGGCGGTCTACATCGTCTCGTCCGAGAAGCTCCACAACGCCGTGGCGGGGGTCCTCGCCAGCTCGCCGTCGCTCCGGGCGGTGGTCGGCATCCGCGGCGCGTTCTCGGTGGGGATGCTCCCGTGGCAGGAGGTGCTGGCGCGCGGCGAGCGGCGAAAGGCGGAGGAGCCGGGCTTCTTCCAGGCCTCGCGCGCCGGGGTCACGCCCGGCGACCTGGCCACGCTCATCTACACGTCGGGGACCACGGGGACGCCCAAGGGGGTGATGCTCTCGCACTGGAACCTGGCGTCCAACGTCCTCTCGTCACTCGAGCGGATGCCGTGGGACATCGAGGGCGAGCGCGGGCAGAAGATCCTCTCCTACCTCCCGCTCTCGCACGTCTTCGAGCGGATGCTGGCGTATCTGTACCTCTACATCGGCTACCCCGTCTGGTTCGTGGAGCACTTCGAGCAGATCCTGGAAGACATGCAGACCGTCCGCCCGGTGCACTTCTCCTCGGTGCCGCGGCTCTTGGAGAAGGTGCACGCGGGGATCCACAACAAGGCCGGCCAGCTCTCGGGCGCGCAGAAGAAGATCTTCCAGTGGGGGATGGCGCTCGCCGACCGCTACGACGTGGAGAAGCCGCTCGGGCTGGCCGACCGCGTGCAGTACGCGCTGGCCGACGCGCTGGTCTACCGGAAGGTGCGCGCGCTCTTCGGCGGGAACCTGCAGGCCATCACCAGCGGCGGCGCGGCGCTGTCGAAGGAGGTGATGAACTTCATCAACGCCATCGGCGTCTTCTGCGGGCAGGGGTACGGGCTCAGCGAGACGTCGCCGGTGATCGCCGTCTACACGAAGGGGAAGCTGCGCGCGGGCTCGGTCGGCAGCCCGATCTCGGGGGTGGAGGTGAAGATCGCCGAAGACGGGGAGATCCTGGTGCGCGGGCCCAACGTGATGCAGGGCTACTTCAGGCTCCCCGAGGCCACGGCCGAGGTGATGACGGAGGACGGCTGGTTCCGCACCGGCGACATCGGCCACCTGGACGCCGACGGGCAGCTCTTCATCACCGACCGCAAGAAGGAGCTGATGAAGCTCTCCACGGGGAAGTACATCGCCCCGCAGCCGATCGAGCGGCGGCTGGCGGCGTCGCGCTTCATCGAGCAGGCGGTGGTGATCGGCAACAGCCGCCAGTTCTGCACCGCGCTGGTGGTGATCGACGTGGCGGCCATCACCAGCTGGTTCGGCGAGACGGGGACTCCCGCGCCCGAGGACGTGGCGAGCCACCCGGGCGTGAAGGAGCTGATCCAGCGCGAGATCGACGCCGTGAACGAAGACCTGCCGCCCTGGGAGCAGGTGAAGAAGTTCGCGCTGGTCAGGCGCCCGTGGAGCATCGAGACCGGCGAGCTGACGCCCACGCTCAAGATCAAGCGCCGCGTGGTGCACGAGCGGCACGCGGACGAGATCCACGCGCTGTACAAGTAG
- a CDS encoding hydroxymethylglutaryl-CoA reductase has translation MFVPSLLLKQLYTFGSLKNSEEGVQFSIKNRLSDATVTGLRGIRINGQEVPLHDVEVRLDDTVLQSHQITPGQPLAFPLRRTLQIVAKRPALPLGKHDIELAFEAKPFGRLRLQVQDAIAEAAPDRRKIPRDESDDYADGAIRRRQAFVEEFTGAKLHHGTQYSFDAHLLKGNCEHFTGVAQIPVGFAGPLTIHGEHAQGEFLIPLATTEGTLVASYNRGIQVLNACGGVKVTVVGDAMQRAPVFVFDDARQGRDFVEWVQTNHAKIAAEAEATSSVAKLKYIDHYLANKFVYLRFNYHTGDAAGQNMVGRATFAACSWILDQYPGVKHFYLESNFATDKKASQINIMRTRGKRVTAEAVVKRDVLVQRMRVEPESLAYHYGVANIGAILSGANNNGLHSANAITAMFIATGQDVANVAESSAGVMYCELTPERDLYLSITIPSLIVATYGGGTGLPTQREYLEVLGCWGKGKVNRLAEIVAGVVLAGELSLASAISSSDWVSSHEQYGRNR, from the coding sequence ATGTTCGTCCCGAGCCTGTTGCTCAAGCAGCTCTACACGTTCGGCTCCCTGAAGAACTCCGAAGAAGGGGTGCAGTTCTCCATCAAGAACCGCCTGAGCGACGCCACGGTCACGGGCTTACGGGGGATCCGCATCAACGGCCAGGAGGTCCCGCTGCACGACGTGGAGGTGCGCCTCGACGACACCGTGCTGCAGTCGCACCAGATCACCCCGGGGCAGCCGCTCGCCTTTCCGCTCCGCCGCACGCTGCAGATCGTGGCGAAGCGCCCCGCGCTTCCGCTGGGCAAGCACGACATCGAGCTGGCCTTCGAGGCGAAGCCGTTCGGCAGGCTCAGGCTGCAGGTGCAGGACGCCATCGCCGAGGCCGCGCCCGACCGCAGGAAGATCCCGCGCGACGAGAGCGACGACTACGCCGACGGGGCCATCCGCCGCCGCCAGGCTTTCGTGGAGGAGTTCACGGGGGCGAAGCTGCACCACGGCACGCAGTACTCGTTCGACGCCCACCTGCTCAAGGGCAACTGCGAGCACTTCACCGGCGTGGCGCAGATCCCGGTGGGCTTCGCGGGGCCGCTCACCATCCACGGCGAGCACGCGCAGGGCGAGTTCCTGATCCCCCTGGCGACGACCGAAGGAACGCTCGTCGCGAGCTACAACCGCGGCATCCAGGTGCTGAACGCGTGCGGCGGGGTGAAGGTCACCGTCGTCGGCGACGCCATGCAGCGCGCGCCGGTGTTCGTGTTCGACGACGCGCGGCAGGGGAGGGACTTCGTGGAGTGGGTGCAGACGAACCACGCCAAGATCGCGGCCGAGGCCGAGGCCACTTCCAGCGTGGCGAAGCTGAAGTACATCGACCACTACCTGGCCAACAAGTTCGTCTACCTGCGCTTCAACTACCACACGGGCGACGCGGCGGGGCAGAACATGGTGGGCCGCGCCACCTTCGCCGCCTGCTCGTGGATCCTGGACCAGTACCCGGGCGTGAAGCACTTCTACCTGGAATCGAACTTCGCCACCGACAAGAAGGCGTCGCAGATCAACATCATGCGCACGCGCGGCAAGCGGGTGACGGCCGAGGCGGTGGTCAAGCGCGACGTGCTGGTGCAGCGGATGCGCGTGGAGCCCGAGAGCCTGGCGTACCACTACGGCGTCGCCAACATCGGCGCCATCCTCTCCGGCGCCAACAACAACGGCCTGCACTCGGCCAACGCCATCACCGCCATGTTCATCGCCACCGGGCAGGACGTGGCGAACGTGGCCGAGTCGAGCGCCGGCGTGATGTACTGCGAGCTGACCCCGGAGCGCGACCTGTACCTCTCCATCACCATCCCCTCGCTGATCGTGGCCACCTACGGCGGCGGTACGGGGCTCCCCACGCAGCGCGAGTACCTGGAGGTGCTGGGGTGCTGGGGGAAGGGGAAGGTGAACCGGCTGGCCGAGATCGTGGCCGGCGTGGTCCTGGCGGGCGAGCTCTCCCTCGCCTCGGCGATCTCGTCGTCGGACTGGGTCTCGAGCCACGAGCAGTACGGACGGAACAGATAG
- a CDS encoding 1-acyl-sn-glycerol-3-phosphate acyltransferase gives MTPPKPAPAEPPFRIDITLGPEDLEQLWERFDTEQDEIPAVHAVPELPPDPVPHDPIDWEYIRQMGAGLVGEVVDHYFRARLIGAGKIPERGPLIVAPNHSGNAFPHDAVVLDLLLWRHAGGTRAGKFRSVYTPQLAAVWWMRPYGLDNWWRRGGGVDMTFANFDRLLERGDRVIYYPEGVPGIGKGFLKRYQLQHFHSSFVALAAKHRAPVCLVSVVNAEWVNPTSVTFNWLNTFFRKVAGLPFFPVPTVFLAALFPVVFYLAFPCRMVFVVGDMVDVRKLLEEEGETDLEHPQREAVLRVAERVRRIAQERLDAAVAEHGKKPWDLRGWWKAMRKLKGRFWSRTPLGWPYAYIRHDRDRHRPPARNALHAFLRDWDILFYYLPLGWLGIALARALRRPPCGYRGMTRQARIEREGSFRWTLDTRPLPPRTVLEQASAPTYLQMAEDEAREAEAGEWTNALLRDAADEGR, from the coding sequence ATGACGCCGCCGAAGCCCGCCCCGGCCGAGCCGCCGTTCCGCATCGACATCACGCTCGGCCCCGAGGACCTGGAGCAGCTCTGGGAGCGCTTCGACACCGAGCAGGACGAGATCCCCGCCGTCCACGCCGTCCCCGAGCTTCCGCCCGACCCCGTTCCGCACGACCCGATCGACTGGGAGTACATCCGGCAGATGGGCGCGGGGCTCGTGGGCGAGGTGGTGGACCACTACTTCCGCGCCCGGCTGATCGGCGCCGGGAAGATCCCGGAGCGCGGGCCCCTGATCGTGGCCCCCAACCACAGCGGCAACGCGTTCCCGCACGACGCGGTGGTGCTGGACCTCCTGCTCTGGCGGCACGCGGGCGGCACCCGCGCGGGGAAGTTCCGCTCGGTGTACACGCCGCAGCTCGCGGCGGTGTGGTGGATGCGCCCCTACGGGCTCGACAACTGGTGGCGGCGCGGCGGCGGGGTGGACATGACCTTCGCCAACTTCGACCGCCTGCTGGAGCGCGGCGACCGGGTGATCTACTATCCCGAAGGGGTGCCGGGGATCGGGAAGGGGTTCCTGAAGCGCTACCAGCTGCAGCACTTCCACTCCAGCTTCGTCGCCCTCGCGGCGAAGCACCGGGCGCCCGTGTGCCTGGTCTCCGTCGTCAACGCCGAGTGGGTGAACCCCACCAGCGTCACCTTCAACTGGCTGAACACCTTCTTCCGCAAGGTGGCGGGGCTGCCGTTCTTCCCCGTGCCCACGGTGTTCCTGGCGGCGCTCTTCCCCGTGGTCTTCTACCTGGCCTTTCCCTGCCGCATGGTGTTCGTGGTGGGCGACATGGTCGACGTGCGGAAGCTGCTGGAGGAGGAGGGGGAGACCGATCTCGAACATCCCCAGCGTGAGGCGGTGCTGCGCGTGGCCGAGCGGGTGCGCCGGATCGCGCAGGAGCGGCTGGACGCGGCCGTGGCCGAGCACGGGAAGAAGCCGTGGGATCTGCGGGGGTGGTGGAAGGCGATGCGGAAGCTCAAAGGCCGCTTCTGGAGCCGCACGCCGCTGGGGTGGCCGTACGCCTACATCCGCCACGACCGCGACCGGCACCGCCCGCCGGCCCGGAACGCGCTGCACGCCTTCCTCCGCGACTGGGACATCCTGTTCTACTACCTCCCGCTCGGCTGGCTGGGGATCGCGCTGGCCCGCGCGCTGCGCAGGCCCCCCTGCGGCTACCGCGGGATGACGAGGCAGGCGCGCATCGAGCGCGAGGGCTCCTTCCGCTGGACGCTCGACACCCGCCCGCTCCCGCCGCGTACAGTGCTGGAGCAAGCTTCCGCGCCTACTTACCTTCAGATGGCCGAAGACGAAGCCCGGGAGGCCGAGGCCGGCGAGTGGACGAACGCCCTGCTACGCGATGCAGCGGATGAAGGACGGTGA